The sequence CGGACCGGGCGTAGCTGTCCGCGTACGCGTCCGCCTTCTCCACCATGCGGGCCCACTTCGCCAGCGGCGCGGGCACCTCGCCCGCGAGCAGCGCGGGCGAGTACGAGGCGGCGCCCGTGGCCGTCACCACGGCCTGGGTGAAGGCGGCATGGTTGGCGCGCAGCAGGTCGAACACCGTCACCCAGCCCGCGTGGTTGTCGTAGGGAGACGTGCTGAGCCGGTTGGCGGCAGTGACGGCCGCCTGCAGCTTCACGGCGTCGGGCACGGCGCCGAAGAGGGCCCACAGCTCGGCCGTCTCGGTGTCCACGGCGGGGCCGCAGCCCTTGAAGCGGCAGCCGAGGTCGTGCAGGTAGCTGAAGTCCTCCATGCGCTCGAAGAGGCCGTTGAAGCCGTCGCCCAGCAGCATCAGCAGCGGCGGGCCGCTCATGGCCGGGCTGCCGGTGAGGACGGCCTTGAGCACCGTCTGGTCCACCAGCAGGCCCGCGTTGAGCGGCTTGGCGTGCACCGGCTGCCCGTTGATGTTGAGCAGCGCGTTCTCGTAGGCGGCCTTCCAGAAGACGTCGAACGTCTCACTGAGCTGCTTCATCAGCGCCGGGCTGTCGGGCGTCCCCGCGAACAACTGGGCCCGCTGCACCGCATACCAGTCGCTGATGCTCTGCAGGTGGAGGCGCACGTCGGTCGAGTCCGGCACCTTGCGCTGGAGCGCGTCACCCGCGACGTCCACGCGGCGCAGGTCCGAGAGCGAGCGCTCGTACAGCTTCAGCCACATGCCGTGGTACTTCTCGCGATACACGTCACCCTGGCAGGCGCCCACGGGCACCGCCGCCACCTGCGAGGCCAGGCCCACGCAGTACGGCATCTGCGAGCGGGCCGAGGCTCCCGGCACGTGCGACGAGGAGAGCCGCGTGCACAGGTCCATCGCCGCGTTGAGCGACGTCAGGCTCATGCCGCAGCCGGAGACGGTGGGCGGCATGAAGCCCGCGCTGCACGTGGTGTTCGCCGCCGGGTCGGACGCGTACAGGTTCCGCACGTACTGGACCTGGGTCGCCGTCATGTGGTGGCCGTGCAGCTCGTAGAGCAGCTTCAGCCGGGACACGACTTCGGAGCGCAATTGCGCGCCACCGGCGCCCGCCGGGAGCCCCGCGGCCAGGCCCTGCAGGAGGCAGTCGTACTTGGCCGTGACTTCCGCCTGCCCGCTCTGCGCGCTGAGGGGGAGCTGGTCACACGTGCGGCACATCGGCTGCTGCACGTAGAGGGCCGAGGCCTCGATGTTCTTCGGGCTCATGCCCGTCCAGACGCTGGTCGCCGTCTGCTTCACGGCCCCCAGCGTGGTGCCCGCCGGAGCGAACAGGGGGTTGGCGTTGCAGGCGGACGGCACGTCGTCGCCGAAGCCGTTGTAGCGGCACGTCGGGTAGATGGGCTTCGTCGTGTCGTCGCACGAGTACGAGCTCGTGGCGGCGCCGCACGCGGGGTCCTCCTGGTCATTGTAGGTGGGCCAGTTGCTCAGCGTGTACGAGCAGCTCCCGGACGCCGAGGTGGCCTCGTCGTTGGCGGTGTACGAGAGGATGGAGACGCCGGTGCGGTCCGCCACCGGGAGGCTGTTGATTTTCGCCTGCGCCGCCGTTTGGCACGGCGTGTAGCAGTTGTAGCGGGTGACGGTGGTGCAGATTTCGATGTCGGGCGTCGTCGGCTTCGGGTGGCACTCCTTCGTCGTGTAGGCCGAGCACGAGACAGTCTGCGTGAAGCTCTTCTGCGCGCGGGACTCGATGCCGAACTGCGGGAGCCGGCACACCGGATAGTGGTAACAGGTCTTCTGCTGGTACCCGGTTCTCGCGCCGCAGATGCTGGTGCTGCCCGACTTGTTGCAGTCGAGCCCGTACTGCCACGGCACCGCGCAGACGTTGGCCGGGTCGCCAGCGGAGCTCCACGCCAGCCGCGTCTCGTCACACGCTCCGAGCTCCTGCGTGCTCGCGGCGAGCGCGTCTGCTTCCGTCACTTCTTCTTCGGACGTTCCTCCGCATGCCACCAGCACGCAGAGGACTGCCAACAACCATGGATTCGAGCGAGTCAAAGGATGCACTCCTTTCGTGAAGCGCGTGCGGACGCACGGCTCCCGAGACCGGCGCCCTCCCGGACGCCGTCAGGCTGAAATGACGAGGAACGCCGCGACGCACCCGGGCCGCGTGAGCCCGGGGGCGAGGCTCGAGCTGTCAGCAGGGCAACGAAGCCGGCTTCGGATATTCCCGAAAAATTCCAAGCGCCCGCGCCGTGGTGGGGGACACGGGCCGCCGTAGACTGGGCGCCTCATGCCTTCAGCCCGGAGCCTCACCTTCTCGCCCCCGCTGCTGCATCCCGGGACGTACCGGGATGCGCATGGCACCGAGCCCATCGTCATCCACAACGATGGCCATACGCTCAGCACCCGCATTCGCGGCTGCGAGCTCAGCGGCGCCGACTTCGACGGCCTGACCCTCGTGGGCGAGGCGAGCGCGGCGGAGGCGGCCGGCTTGACCCTGAACCGTGGCGACCTCTGCGCGTGTGAGCTGTCCTGTGAGCTGCCGCTTCAAATCACCACGCCCGAAGCCGTGGAGACAGCGGTGCTGCGCATGCGGCTCGTGCTGGGCTCGCCCGATGCCCGCGGCGGCATCGACTCCGAGGTGCTCCACCTGGAGCTGGACGTGCGCGGACAGACGTTCCGGTCTTCAGGCACCAGCGGCTGGTTCGAGGACGAGCTTTTGGACGTGCAGCGCAAGCTCCCGGGGGGACTGTCCCTGCGCGCCTGCATCACCTGCGCGTTCTCCGACTACAGCCCCTATGGGCACGGACTCTTCGGTTGCATGGCCTGCTTCCGCGACAACAAGCAGGGCTACCGTGCCGCGATTGGAAAGAAGGGGCTCTTCGAGGTCTGGAGCACGCTGACCGGGTACGTGCAGGAGACCTACGTGTGCCCGGAGTTCGAGCGCCGAACACCGGGCACGGGCTACCGGGGCTGAGGGCCCCGGGCCACTTCAGGGCGCGGTGACGGTGGTCTCCACCTCGTTGCACTTCACCGGCTGCCCGTGGAAGGCGTCCATGCCGTGGGGCACCTCGCTCTGCTGGGTGGCCACGTCCATCAGCTGGCCACGGAACGCAATCCGGTAGTTGCCCGGCTGCGTGAAGTCATACGCGAGCGCCACGTTCACCTTGCCCTCCACCGTCGCGCCCGGCGCCACCGTGACGTAGTCGTCCGCGCCCGGGGCGGCCCGCTTCATCATCGGCCCGGAGTAATCCAGCTCCGTCCCGTCGCGCGTCACGGTGAAGATGTTGTTGCGCAGCCCCTCCAGCGGCGTGTGCCAGTCGAGCACGTACAGCGGCTTCGACGTGGGGTTGGTCAACCGGAAGACCACCTCCACCGGCTCGCCCGCCTTCACCGTCTTGGGGGCGCTCAGCGCGCAGTCCAACGTCGTCGCCATGGCGGACTCCTCCTGCCGTGCCGCGCTCTGCGGCGGGGTTGACTCGGAGGTACGTGACGCGCACGCGCCACCCAGGACTCCGAGGCACAGCAGCGTGAGGCTCAGCTTTCCACGTCTCATGTGAAGGGGACTCCCGGCTGCGGAAAAAAGAAACGGGGGCGTCTCCGCCCCCGTTCCCACTTCACATCATGTCACCGCTCGCGCGGGACTAATTCTGCGCCGGGGTGTTCTCGGCGAAGTACTCGTGGCTGTCCGCGTTGTCGCGGGCGTTGGTGGGGTTGGACTTCGCCAGGTTCTTGGCGGCGGTCTGGCCGTAGGCCCAGTCATCCGTGTCCGCCACCACCGTGAAGTGGCTCATCTCGTGGATGAGCGTGCCGGCGCGCGAGTCCGTGCCCGTGTTCGGGGCGCTCCAGAACGCGTTGCACACGTAGATGCGGTACGGCTGGTTCTTGTACACGTACGCGTAGGCGCTGTCCGTGCAGCCGCAGTCGACGATGACGGACTTCGTGTCGAAGGCGCTCTTGATGGCCGTGTAGTGCGTCTTGATGGTGTTCCAGTTGGTCGAGCTGTACGTGCCGAACCAGGTGGTGAAGCGGGCGGTGGCGCTGGGCGTGCCGCCCAGGTAGCTCACCGCGTTGTTCGCGTAGGTCTGCGCGGAGCTGAACGCCGTGGTGACGGAGCTCGTGCGGCTGCTGGTGCAGTTCGCGGTGGACAGCGACATCGCGGAGACGGTGCCAGCGGCCTCGGCCTCCGGGTTGGCGAAGGGACGGCCCTCGACGAACACGCTCACGCTGTTGGAGCTCAGCTCCGACACGCCGTCATGCGAGGCGCCGAAGCTGATGTCGTAGTTGGCCGTCTTCGAGAAGTCGTAGATGGCCGACAGGTCCACCTTGCTCGACACGCTCTCGCCCGGGGCGAGGTTGAGGTAGTCCGTCTCCACCGGCGTGGCCCACTTGTAGTGACGGCCGTTGTACTCCGCCGCGACGCCGTTGGCGGTGACCTTGAACAGGTCCTCCTTCACGCCGTCCACCGGCGTGTTCCACTTGAGCAGGCGCACCGTGCGCGACGACACGTTCGTCATCGTCACCGACACCAGCACGTTGTCGCGCGCGGCCATCGACGACTTCTCCACCGACAGCTTCACCGCCACGTCGCCAGCGACCGCGTCCTGCACGGCGGGCTCGTTCGACTCGGCGCGCTCATCCGGCGCACCGCAAGCACCCAGCAGCGAAACGCTGGCAACCGCACCAATCCACCAATTGAGACGACCGCGGGGGTTCAGGCTCATTTCGGGGACTTCCTTTCAGCTCGTGGGGGGAAAACTCAGCGGCAGCGCGCGGCCCTCCAAGGAATACTGGCCTGTCGCGCTTTGCTGTTTATATCGAGCTAGGGGCAGTCCCGTCCAGACTCAACTTGTTACGCAATGTTTCAAGCACCGCGGACGCGGCTGGCTACGGGTGCGCGTAGCTGACGACCATCATCACCATGGCGAACAGCTGTGCGGCCATCAGCGGGCCCATGGCGAGGACGACGACATCGAGGAAGCTCTCATCGGGGTTCTTCATGACCTTGCTCTTTTCTGCCTCGCATCCATCGCGTGGCATTTCTCCCTTGAGCAAGGCCTGGGCCAGGGCGCGCGGCGTGAGGCCTTGCATGTGAGACACGAGGCGGGACGCGGGTTTGCGGGCGCTCACGCGCCAGGCGCGAGGCATTTCGTCCCAGGTCCGGGGCAGCCTGTCCGGCCGTGCGTGTTCGGGCCTGGGACAGGCCCGTGCGGGGCCGGCATTGCGGGGCTCGAAGTGGCGCGAAGGTCGCTGGAGACCCAGACTGCGTGCCATGCGAATCCCCACCTCCGCCCTGCTGCTCGTCCTCGCTGGCGCGTGCGCGCATGCGCCTGCTTCCACGGAGAGCGCCACCACCCCCGCCACCGCGGAGACACCCGCCGCGAAGGCGCCTGTCGCGGAATTGCCCTTCATGGAGCCGCCCGGGAAGCCGATGCCGGGATGGCGGCTCGTGAAGCGCGGTGACTTGCTGTTCAGCGAGGGCAAGCACGCGGAGGCCGTGGCGGCCTGGCAGCAGGCGATGAAGGAGGGGAACACGCGGGACAACACGGCGTACTCGGCCGCGTGTGCGCTCGCGGTGCTGGGCCGCAAGCAGGAGGCGCTGGAGCAGTTGTCGCGCGCGGCGGAGTGGGGCTTTCGCAACGTGAGCTGGATGCAGCAGGACGAGAACCTGGCCTCGCTGCGCACGGAGCCGGGCTTCACCGCGCTGGTGGCGCGCATCCCCACGCTGCCTCCGAAGGACGCCGCGGCGAACGAGGAGCTGCGCAAGCTGTTCGAGGCGGACCAGGCGGACCGCTCTCCGCCGCCCGCGACGAAGGAGGCGTGGAAGGTCGTCTCGGCGCGTGACGAGCAGCGCCGGGTGCGCGTGAAGGAATTGCTTGCGGCGGGCGCGCTGGAGGACGGCGCGGACTTCCTGGCCGCCGGCTTCATCTTCCAGCACGGCCGCACGCCGGAGGACTTCGCCATGGCGCGGGAGATGGGCGCCGAGGCGGCGCGCCGGGGGAATTCGGGAGGCCTGTGGCTGGCCGCCGCCGCGTGGGACCGGTGGCTGATGAACGCCGGCCAGCCGCAGCGCTTCGGCACGCAGTACCAGGGCGACATGCAGACGCGGGAGATGAAGCTCTACCCGGTGGACCCGAAAGTCACGGACGAGGAGCGCGCCCTCTGGGGCTTCCCGCCGCTCGCGGAGATTCCCACCAGGCTGCGGTAATGCATTCACGGGCGGGCCCGCACGCATCGGGCCCACCTCGAACCTGATGCGTGGGCGCCTCTACTTCGCCGCGGCCGCGCCCGGCGCCGCGCCACCCTCGTGCGCGAGCGTCTTCACCAGCTCCAGCGCACGCCGCACGTGCTCGCCCACGCGGAGCTGCGACTCGAACACGTTGCGGATGACGCCCTGCCGGTCCACGACGAAGGTGACGCGTCCGGGGATGAGGCCCAGCAGCGACGGCGGCACGCCGAACGCGTCGCGCGCCTCGCCGCTCGCGTCGCTCAACAGCACGAAGGGCAGGCGGTGCTTCGCGGCGAAGCCCTCGTGCGACGACACCGAGTCGCCGCTGATGCCCACCACCTCCGCG comes from Pyxidicoccus parkwaysis and encodes:
- a CDS encoding TPR end-of-group domain-containing protein, with the protein product MRIPTSALLLVLAGACAHAPASTESATTPATAETPAAKAPVAELPFMEPPGKPMPGWRLVKRGDLLFSEGKHAEAVAAWQQAMKEGNTRDNTAYSAACALAVLGRKQEALEQLSRAAEWGFRNVSWMQQDENLASLRTEPGFTALVARIPTLPPKDAAANEELRKLFEADQADRSPPPATKEAWKVVSARDEQRRVRVKELLAAGALEDGADFLAAGFIFQHGRTPEDFAMAREMGAEAARRGNSGGLWLAAAAWDRWLMNAGQPQRFGTQYQGDMQTREMKLYPVDPKVTDEERALWGFPPLAEIPTRLR
- a CDS encoding M35 family metallo-endopeptidase, whose translation is MSLNPRGRLNWWIGAVASVSLLGACGAPDERAESNEPAVQDAVAGDVAVKLSVEKSSMAARDNVLVSVTMTNVSSRTVRLLKWNTPVDGVKEDLFKVTANGVAAEYNGRHYKWATPVETDYLNLAPGESVSSKVDLSAIYDFSKTANYDISFGASHDGVSELSSNSVSVFVEGRPFANPEAEAAGTVSAMSLSTANCTSSRTSSVTTAFSSAQTYANNAVSYLGGTPSATARFTTWFGTYSSTNWNTIKTHYTAIKSAFDTKSVIVDCGCTDSAYAYVYKNQPYRIYVCNAFWSAPNTGTDSRAGTLIHEMSHFTVVADTDDWAYGQTAAKNLAKSNPTNARDNADSHEYFAENTPAQN
- a CDS encoding protease → MRRGKLSLTLLCLGVLGGACASRTSESTPPQSAARQEESAMATTLDCALSAPKTVKAGEPVEVVFRLTNPTSKPLYVLDWHTPLEGLRNNIFTVTRDGTELDYSGPMMKRAAPGADDYVTVAPGATVEGKVNVALAYDFTQPGNYRIAFRGQLMDVATQQSEVPHGMDAFHGQPVKCNEVETTVTAP
- a CDS encoding peroxiredoxin, translating into MARSKLLKEGDALPDVMLKGAGDKPVRLRDLVGQKVLVVYFYPKDDSPGCTAQACSLRDQYEDFTAAGAEVVGISGDSVSSHEGFAAKHRLPFVLLSDASGEARDAFGVPPSLLGLIPGRVTFVVDRQGVIRNVFESQLRVGEHVRRALELVKTLAHEGGAAPGAAAAK
- a CDS encoding DUF6304 family protein produces the protein MPSARSLTFSPPLLHPGTYRDAHGTEPIVIHNDGHTLSTRIRGCELSGADFDGLTLVGEASAAEAAGLTLNRGDLCACELSCELPLQITTPEAVETAVLRMRLVLGSPDARGGIDSEVLHLELDVRGQTFRSSGTSGWFEDELLDVQRKLPGGLSLRACITCAFSDYSPYGHGLFGCMACFRDNKQGYRAAIGKKGLFEVWSTLTGYVQETYVCPEFERRTPGTGYRG